One window from the genome of Nicotiana sylvestris chromosome 9, ASM39365v2, whole genome shotgun sequence encodes:
- the LOC138877812 gene encoding uncharacterized protein, producing MVLQQQYREKGFKKYSELISLLLVAERNNDLLMRNHENRPTGSTPLLEVDEVYFHYAKRGKGRGPIRGRGRGHGRGRGQGRNFPSVDQPPKKNNHQKWKGKDEKPKANGSKTECYRCGGKGHWANICRVPRHLVELYQASLKNKGPEANFVSDNDFDITHLDVADFYEHPDGKIDHLIGDGCVVKDD from the coding sequence atggtcTTGCAACAGCAATACAGAGAGAAAGGTTTCAAAAAGTACTCTGagttgatttctcttctccttGTGGCTGAGCGAAACAATGACTTGCTCATGAGAAATCACGAAAATCGACCCACTGGGTCTACACCATTGCTTGAAGTGGATGAGGTGTATTTCCATTATGCTAAgcgtggaaaaggtcgtggccctattcgtggtcgtggtcgtggtcatggtcgtggccGTGGACAAGGAAGAAATTTTCCTAGTGTTGATCAGCCCCCAAAGAAAAATAACCACCAAAAGTGGAAAGGGAAAGATGAGAAACCAAAGGCAAATGGTTCAAAAACCGAATGTTATCGTTGCGGTGGAAAAGGTCATTGGGCAAATATTTGTCGTGTACCAAGacatttggttgagctttatcaagcatctctaaAGAACAAAGGCCCTGAAGCTAATTTTGTCTCTGACAATGATTTTGACATCACCCACTTGGATGTGGCAGATTTCTATGAGCACCCTGATGGGAAAATAGACCACTTGATCGGTGATGGATGCGTGGTTAAAGATGATTGA
- the LOC104231415 gene encoding DUF21 domain-containing protein At4g14240-like, whose translation MGSLMNVVAIALAAGRKTKRPFGVDDQDIEFGNPWWFVYAGISCFLVLFAGIMSGLTLGLMSMGLVELEILQRSGTSTEKKQAATIFPVVQKQHQLLVTLLLCNAAAMEALPIYLDKIFHPVVAVILSVTFVLAFGEIIPQAICSRYGLAVGANLVWLVRVLMIICYPIAYPIGKVLDAVLGHHDALFRRAQLKALVSIHGQEAGKGGELTHDETTIISGALDLTEKTAEEAMTPIESTFSLDVNSKLDWEAIGKILARGHSRVPVYSGHPKNIIGLLLVKSLLTVRAETETPVSAVSIRRMPRVPADLPLYDILNEFQKGSSHMAAVVKVSKKSYNLASDPAVENGRGNKFCNGDSQLTTPLLCTHDEKSGTIIINVDKVSMQNQEAKLPSLHQNGVETNKSTYLPEDIEEGEVIGIITLEDVFEELLQEEIVDETDVYVDVHKRIRVAAAAAASSVARAPPSRKATGQKASGGQAKQGRTQKKSVEG comes from the exons ATGGGTTCGCTAATGAATGTGGTAGCAATAGCCCTAGCTGCTGGCCGCAAAACAAAGAGACCCTTTGGTGTAGATGATCAGGACATTGAATTTGGGAACCCCTGGTGGTTTGTTTACGCCGGTATTTCTTGTTTCCTCGTACTCTTCGCCGGAATTATGTCGGGTCTTACGTTGGGGTTAATGTCTATGGGACTTGTTGAGCTTGAAATTCTTCAACGAAGTGGTACTTCTACTGAGAAGAAACAAGCag CTACTATTTTTCCTGTTGTTCAAAAGCAGCATCAGCTTCTTGTGACTTTGCTTTTATGTAATGCGGCTGCAATGGAG GCTCTTCCGATATACTTGGACAAAATTTTCCATCCAGTTGTTGCTGTTATTCTCTCTGTTACTTTTGTTTTAGCTTTTGGTGAG ATTATTCCACAAGCTATATGCTCTCGGTATGGGCTGGCAGTAGGCGCAAACTTAGTGTGGCTTGTTCGTGTTCTTATGATCATTTGCTATCCCATTGCTTACCCAATTGGAAAG GTTCTGGACGCTGTATTGGGACatcatgatgctttgttcaggcGAGCTCAGTTGAAAGCCCTTGTTTCTATCCAcggtcaggag GCTGGTAAAGGTGGCGAACTCACGCATGATGAAACTACTATTATTAGCGGAGCACTGGATTTGACAGAAAAG ACTGCTGAAGAGGCTATGACGCCTATTGAATCAACCTTTTCCCTTGATGTCAATTCAAAGTTGGACTG GGAAGCAATTGGGAAAATCCTGGCACGAGGTCATAGCCGTGTTCCTGTTTACTCTGGACATCCGAAGAACATTATTGGACTTCTACTG GTAAAAAGCCTTCTCACGGTGCGTGCTGAGACAGAGACCCCCGTTAGTGCTGTTTCCATCAGGAGAATGCCTAG GGTACCAGCAGATTTGCCTTTGTATGATATTCTCAATGAATTTCAAAAGGGGAGCAGTCATATGGCAGCTGTAGTGAAAGTAAGCAAGAAAAGCTACAACCTTGCTTCTGATCCAGCTGTTGAAAATGGCAGAGGAAACAAATTTTGTAATGGGGACTCACAGTTAACTACACCATTACTGTGCACGCATGATGAAAAGTCAGGCACCATAATTATAAATGTTGATAAGGTCTCAATGCAGAATCAAGAAGCTAAATTACCCTCTTTGCATCAAAATGGTGTAGAAACGAATAAATCAACATATCTACCAGAAGATATTGAAGAGGGGGAAGTCATTGGCATCATTACGCTGGAAGATGTTTTTGAAGAACTCCTGCAG GAGGAAATCGTGGATGAGACTGACGTCTATGTTGATGTTCACAAAAG AATACGTGTAGCTGCTGCAGCTGCTGCTTCATCCGTTGCTCGAGCACCGCCTTCTAGGAAAGCGACAGGTCAAAAGGCTTCG GGAGGGCAAGCAAAGCAAGGACGGACGCAAAAGAAGTCAGTTGAGGGATGA